The stretch of DNA TTGTCATAACTTATATTTGCAAGTGTTTGGCACTTGAGCAAATAATTGCCTTTTAAATTATGCTCATTGGATTTAGCATATACTACTAGAAGTGGAAGGTGTGCAAAATTGTCTAATATTTTTGTTCCCTTTTATGCTACAGCATTTGTGAGACGTATTTCAAGAAGTATCCAGCTCGAATAGGGTAATTAATTCCCTTTCATTACTTGCTGGAGCCAatctattttttttccttttcatCATCATAGTCAGTTTCTTGATCTTGTTTCCTAGAAACAACGGAAGTGTATAGCTATAGCACTTAGTTACATAACAGTCTTTTCTGTGTTTCTCAGGTTTATGCGAGTTGATACGCTCTCCCTAATGTTGTCAATGGCAAATGTTGGTGCATATTCAGATGTGCTTGCCGTTGATATGGTTGGGGGTTTAGTTGTTGGAGCTGTAGCTGAACGCTTAGGAGGTAAATTATGCTTGTGCATCGCCATTTTAATGCATATGTTAGTTTACAATCAATATTGATTGTCTCTGTTATTTCTATTATAGGTACAGGATATGTTTGCAGCACATATCTTGGATCAGTGGCCAGCTCTATAGACATAATAAGAATGTATAATTTGAACAGCGAGATGACCAGCAGGTAAATCCAATTTTTGAGCATTATATGGCTTCTCATTTAAAGATGCTCCTCATTTAGTCGGTTAGAGAACCTTTGGAAAGCAAGCAGGAGTATAAGTTCATACATTAATCTGAAACATACTTTTTACCCTTAAAGTGGCTATAAGACCATACTAAGAATGTTGGTAGATACATTATTTACAGTTTCAGATAATATGCAGCATCATTCTTATCATTATGTATTATATCTTGAATTGCCATCTATTACTTTTATCAGTATGTACATGTAACTGTATGAAGCTCCATTCAGGATTTTCCAGGCACCACTTAGCAACTTGTGCTCCTTGAAAAGCTCTGGCAATGCTCCTGGTAGCGTTCAAGGTGATGCGGTCGAACCTAGTGCAGTACCAGACGAGAGTCTTCAGTCATCCCTGGAAAAACCATCTGATACAGAAGTGTCAGATGGGAAGGCGCAGTCAACAACAGCGCAGCCAATTGTTATAGAGGCCCCTGAGCCTTCAACGGATGAGCACCTTAATCGAGGTGACATTCCAATTGATATAGAGGCCCCTGAGCCTGCAACGGATGAGCACCTTAATCAAGGTGACATTTCTATGCCAGGTAAGCAGTGATCAATCTATTACGAAGAACTTTCCATGAGAGTGTGATGTTCGATCTACTGATGCTATCTTGGTCTGTAGATTGCAAAggaaataatggcaattcaataGCTCCCAAAGCACCGAGAGCAGGAAAAGCACCCTCACCGGAGAGGATGAAATATTGGGGAGAACATGGCTTTAGCAGGTAACGCGGAATACACTCCCATCAGTAGAAGACAACTGCAGTATGCGTCTAAATATTTTCATTAATATATTGGTTTTGTGTTAATGCAGTTTGATTGTTGCTGCTCCTGGGCACGAGGTGGAGAGTGTGGTTGCTGATTTGCTTCCACTCTTGTCTTACTCGGCCCCGTTTGCTATTTATCACCAGTATCTTCAGGTAAATCTTCATTATTTACAACTGATACAGATGCCAGTTCCTACAAAATGTTTGTCTTGCGGCATTTCTGCAGAGAAATTTCCTTTATATCCTGTCGCTTCCCTGAAACATTAGCTTATGTGTTAAATTGACCTTTTTTTTGTTTTATCCTTATTTCTGTTTGCTCATTTTGTAAAGTTTAGTTTTGCTGTTACTTATCTTTTGTTTTCTGGTGTCTACATGCAGCCTCTTGCGACTTGCATGCATAGTTTGCAAGTATCGAAAATGGCTATTGGGTTACAGATAACTGAACCCTGGCTTCGAGAGTATCAGGTCAGTATGCTAGGCATTTTTCTTCTTGTTGTTTTTATAAGTCTGATTAATAATTACCAAAGTGTGGCTGCTTATAAACCAATTTTGACAGTAAGGAATGTAGAGTAATAAAATGTTTGAAGGTCCATATATGGATACCTGTCTGAAGCCTAAATTACCAAAGTTTCGCTGTTTATAAACCAATTTTGTTGCCACCCTACTtgagtactccctccgtttctttttagtccgcatataaggtttggtcaaagtcaaactttgtagagtttgactaactttataataaaaattataaacattcacaatatgaaatcaatattatcagatgcaccatgaaacgtattttcatactatatagttttagtattgtagatgttcatattttttaatataaatttagtcaaattttgtgtagtttgactttgaccaaatcttatatgcggagtaaaaagaaacggagggagtactaataACTGCTGGGTTGTTGTGGTGTGTGATGAGCATGCTTGCAACAAAATTGGTTTATAAATGCAAAAAAAATGGCCTCTGAATTATGAATGCTACTTATAAATTCAACAAAGGGTCTGTGACTAGTGTCGTGAATTATGCAGGTAAATCATCTATAAAAACCAGAAACTGTGCTGATTTCCTTGTTATTTTAATCTCCCTTACCTCTGGATGCAGGTCCTTCCATTGCGCAGCCACCCACACATGCAGATGAACGCGTTTGGTGGTTATATCTTGAGCGGCATCCGGGTACACAAGCCAGACCCGTTGGGAGCACGAGTGCAAGAGAAGTCATCTGGTGCAACGGAGAGCATGCTTGTCTCGTTGTAACTTCTTTTTTCTACGGGTTGCAGCGATACGGTTTGCGTTGCGGCATCAGGTCTGAGGAGTATACTTGTAAACAAGTATGTCTTGCATCCTTCCCCTGTGGGAAGGACATGTAACATATGCCTGCCGGTATTCGCCTGTGTTGTAACTGTGGTTGATTCACATCCCAGTTTTGATTAATTCACTCTCGTACCAGTGGAACATTGATATGCCATGGACATGGTTTTCCACATCATCAATTTACCCCTTACTCTTAAGAATTTACCACCATGAATAAACATACCTAGTGACTTTGCCTAACTAACATGTTCTGTTGTCCGAAGAAACTTGACCCGTTTTGCTGTTCATCAGAGTCAACCCTCTGAGAAAACGAATTTGGAAAATACTAATATGAAGCACACTTTTAGTTAGTCTGCAAAAGCATATTTCAATGTTATAAAAGCTTTGGTAGTAAGATTTGGACTTTTTGGCAAGGTTTGGGATTTTGGTACTAGAACTCAAATATCTGAAATTTAAAAAACTATTCAGAATTATTTTGAGATTTCTTATTAAATTTTGAGAAAAAGATATCTGCTATATTTGAATTTGATTTCAAGTGTGTCAAAAGTTTTTGATATAATTTTTCTTTTGATACCCACTGAAACTACCAAAAATGAAATGGTGAACTCTTTTTATACTGTATGTAGCATGTCTAAGATGTTTCATCACTTCAAAAGAGAAACTTCATTGCGTACAACATCACAAAATTAACTGCTGCTACCAAGTCTGGAGCACAAGACCATGCAGTTCATGGCGAAGAAAAGAAGCTCGTATATTTGACGAGATCACAAAATGTTGATACACAAAATGCAGTAAATGGTGCTCCTCTCCTCTCCTATGGTGATGCTGATATCTTGGGACTTCACACCCCTAATTTGGCGATGATCTACAGGATTTCCGGAATACAACTGAAGGTCATGACTTCAAGCAAGCCAGATGAGATCAGCAACATTCTTCTGCTGAGAAAACTAAATTACTCTCAGATCACACCTTGTAGCTAGGTGAATTCAGAGGATGGTCGTGACAGAAAATATATAGCGAATTAAGGGTACACGTTCACGCCAGCCAAGGACATGGCGTCTGGGATTTACCCCAAGTACAGGAAGTTGAGCTCCAGGGCTATCAGATCGATCTGGCGTTTTGTACCCATTACAACCAGTGAAAGGTAACTTCTTTTTTGAGCTAGTGAAAGGTAGCTTTTATAATGCTAATAATGTAAAAGCTGGTGAACAAGGAGACAGTAAAAGTAATTCAAAAAGTGACAGCTCTAGTCTTCAGAGCCATTGGATGCACGATCAAGGGTGTGGCAGTGTGTCGGAACTCCGTGGAAATCGGTGGTACGTTGCTGTTAGATTTGATGAAGATAACCACTGGGTGTCGATTTCTTCAGATAACAACATGACAAGTGTCGATTTCTTCAGAAGCTGCAGTCTGGTTCCTGACAAGGTGTGTAAGTAATTGGCATGGTTCTGCCGGTCAGGGTCAGATTATTTTATACTGCACAACACTAATACCGAATGACCGAGATACTAACCTAGGAAAGGCTTCTTCTTCATTAGCATTCTTATTCCGTAGACTTGCAATTCAATTCCTTGGCAGCACTCCAATTCTGAAACGTTTTCAAGTCGGTTAAGCTACTAATAAGAACATGTTAGCTAAGCTAGTGTACTTCTAGCAGAGTTGCATTTCACTGTGGCCTTATTACCTCACATGAATAAATGTTCTGCTGGAATTGCAGTACTTGGCGAGAACCATGAGTACAAAACCTTCACCAAACCTGCAAAAATCGACCAGCCATTCAGTCAGCTGATTATTCATAGCGTCCCTCTACACAGAGCAGACATACATAGCCTCCTTCTTACCTTTGCAGTGTCAGTTTTTCGTGATAAAAGGCTGTCAGCTGCACATGGAGGAAATGGTAATTATGGCCTGCGCAGATGAGTTGCTTGTTAGTTAGTACAAAAGCATCATCCCTCCATGTGATTAAAATGAAGCATATCTGAATATTTAGACCTGACCTTTATCCTTTTCTTGCACAATGCTGCAGCAGCACGGGGATACCTTCGAAAATATCATATGCAACATCAGCTTGAAAATGTGCTTTGGGGGATGCTATTGGCAATGGCTGCAGCAATTTCTGGGCGACCAGTGTGCGCTTTAGACGGATTTGGTTGGTACACTGCATCCGAGGAAGAATAGAATGAGGGGCAAGGTATCAAGGATGTCACAAGGAACAACTGAAACTTAAAACTGCATCCACCGAACAGCACCATTCGTGTGTGGCTATTGCAGTGGAAGAAGACTGCCAACCACACCTTTCCCCCAACTCAATCTGTTGCTTCTGAGGAGATTCATCTACAAAACAGAGCAAACATCATAACTGAGATTAGCTACTGACAGTACGTATTGGTAGCAAACCTATAAGTTGCAAGTATACCTGGAAAGCAAAACTGCAAACATGATCAGCAGCAAAACACTGAAAATTCATTGTTTTCCATAATTATGCCAAGATGATTCTTTGATCCCTAAAACTGAACATTTTCCGGACACACCTTCAGTCTTCATGAGTTTTGGACAAAATGTAAACACAGGTGGCTTGAAAGCCACCAAACAAACATAAGAACACCTGAACAGCAAGCCGACAGAAATTAGAAATGCAAGAACACCTGGTACTGACAGCAACATAGCAGTATATGAAAAGAAAAATTCACCTTAATATCAGTAGCTTGGCCCGAAGTCTCATTTATTCCATACTGATGTCCTACTGCTATTTTGATCGTGACACCCAAAATAGGGGAGTAGACTGCCACGTCTTGATGAATAACAATAACCCAAATTTAATTGCAAAATATGAAGAAGCCTATAAGATCGAACAAACACCTGCACAGATAACAAAAACAAATGGTGAGGTTTTGTTGGAAGAAAAGAAGATAGACTTGCAGAAGGCATTGGCTGATAATGACGTCAATTTTATTGATTTGTGGAAAGAAAAGGGGCGTCGAGAAACAAATCTTAAATAGTTTCACTACCGTTGAGAAGAAAATGGGAATCTGATATGGCAGGAGTAAAAgtggattttttttctttttgtggTTTTGCATGTAATGGCTCCACCTGAAATTAGAACCAAGAACCAAGAGGGAGCCCAGTTATAGTTCAGTTCAGAAGTATGTTGTTGAGAAATCTCAATCAGAAAGGTATTTTGGGTGCAGCCCCATGTGCTTAATCCCCATCTTATTTTCTGCTTCTCCTCTCACATCTACTTTGCTTCAACCAAGTTATCTATTCGATCTAATTTCTGGTTGCTAGATAGATCAACTTCTCTCCTAGTTCATACACTTCTCCACCAAAAATCCCCAAAAATTGTTGTTATTAGTGTGTGGTGAAAGATCAGGGCCAATCAGCACACGTGGTGTCTTATCAGATATAGTACAGCAGGAGTAAAGTTCCAGTTTAGATGTACTTACCAGGTTTAAGTAGAGGAAGGAAGGCCACAGTCACAAGGCCTTCGTTGTGTCATGCATGTGTTTGAATGGGAAGGGAAGAGCTCTACAAGGCTAGAAGAATGTACAAGGGAACTCCAAGGCATCGTCCTGCATAGTGGATGGGAACAAACTATATGTTATTAGGaaaaaacacacacacaaaaataTGTTTGTGTTACCTTGGATCAGTAGTCAATGCAGTCTATTTTGATTTTGGGGATGGTTCCCACTAACCCCCTGCACTGCTGTTTCAGCTCCTCACTGCAGCTGAAGATATCTAGCTTTTCCAGTGAATCAGGGAGGCCATCGTTGGGCAATGACGAGATGGCTGGACAGTACTTGACTGATAATATCTTGAGGCTGGTAAGGTTACGCAGCCCTGCAGGGAGTTGTTGAACGTCCTTGAAAGACCAAAACTCTAGTTCCTGGAGGGAGGAGAGGAGTTGAAGGGCGTCCTCTTGCTCCTTGCTGAACAGCTCCATCCCTTCACACAAATCCCCCCAAAGTTGCAGCTTGGTGAGGGAGGAAGAGAGGAATGTGCAGACGGGTGCAGCAAGAAGTCCTGCTATGTCATCTGTCCAGAGCTCACGCAGTGTGGATGAAACAAGCTGTGTCTGCCACTCTTCACCTCCCTCAGCATCCTCCAAAGCCCGTCTGGGATTGGGATCCCAATCAGCAAAGAATCTATGGCTACCAGTGACTCTTAATTTGTTGAGCTGGCCCCCGGTGGTAAGGAGAGACCACAAGCCCTGACATTTCAGATCCTTTCCACAACGAATTAATTCTAATCTGGTGAGAGAGGAGAGGTTTGAGAGGGGCTCGAGTGTCTCCATGCCTTCCACACCTACAAGGCTCAGGAACTGCAGGGAGGAAGGAAAAAGGTGTCGGGAAAAGGAGAAGGTGGATAGCAACTTTGGGGCCCGCAATATTGTTAATCTCTGGAGGGATCGCAAAGCTTGGAACCCTCCTTCTCCAGGAACAAGAGTTGGCGGGTCCACCAGGACCAGCTCTGGGCAGTCATAGAACACCAATTCCCTTAGTGAGTCACAGAGATGAGCTGGGAAGAGCAGCACCCCGTCATCCTCTTCCTCTGCTGCTGCGGTTATCTCTGATGCTTCTTGTGTTTTTTGTTGCACATCCAACCCCACTACCAGCTTTTTTATGTTGTTACACTTCCATATTTCCAATTTGGAGAGCTTTGGGAGGTGGGGGAGGAGCTCTGTCAGTTCCGCGCCGGTATTACCAGTTAAGTCGTTGATCATGATATACTCAACAGGGAGCTCCCATTCCACATCACTCTGACCTCCTCCTAGTGGTCCAACTAGACCAACTGAATTTATtacaagcaatgtcttcaacgaTGTTAGCATCAGAAGGTGCTTCAACTCCAGAGGTGGGCACCTCTCGAGTGTCAGCGTCTCTAGACCTGTTTCTTTATCAAAAACCAGCACTTGGTCTAAGCTAAGCAGATCACTCTCTCCGGTAATTCTCAATTCTGCTCCACCGGATGATTTTGAGTACCAAAATTGCTTCAGTAACTTTACATTTTTCATCATGACTTGACGCAGACCTTCAATCCAGGAGATGAGAATCGCTGACGAGAACTCTGAACAGCAGTTTACCtcaagctcttgtagcttggggAACCAATCTGGGGAAACAATGTGGTTTGGAGAAGGAAACCCCAAGAGTTTTGGGCACTCTCTAATAATCAGAACTTGCAAAAGAGGAAACATGTGAGCAGTCGGTGGCAACAAGTCTCCACCAACGGAAGACTCTTGTTCACCTGTGTAAACCCAATTTTCAAAACTTCCTAGGCCAATGAGTGTAAGATTTATTAGCCTGCAAAAGCTTCTCTCTATGATAAAATCCTTCAGTCTGGCAATATGCTTCAATTTTAGCTCACGAAGATCACAAGCCTTCCCTAAAGAAGGGAAAACTTCCCAAGAAACACCATTCAGATAAAGAGATTGTAGAGCTTCAACAGCGAACTCCTCTGCCAGCCATGTTGGAGAAGAAAGACCTCCGTGCCCTCTAATACACAACACTTGAAGATCTCCATGAGGTTGAAGGCTCTCAAGAACCGCTGCTTCAACACTAGCCTCAACAGTAGACCGCTCACTATCCCAGTTCAATGATAACCTCTTCAAGTATTTTTTCTCCATCAGTTTTGCTTGAGCTGCTTCTTTTGCTGTATCTATCTTCTCAAGGTTGTAGATGCCAAGCTCCCTGAGCTTGCTTAAATGCTCTAGTTGCTTTGCTTCAAATCCTTCACTTTCTTTATTGACTCGAAATACCTTCAACTCTTCTAAGAGTTTAAGTTTTCCCACATTATAAATACCAGAATGAAGCTCACCATCACGGGTATGAATATGGCACAGTTTTGCAAGATTGCTCATGTCTCTGGGCAAATCACAACTCCCACCCCATGGCTCAAGATCTAGAACCCTTAAATGATAAAATTTAGAGATGTTGAGTGGTAAATGCATCTCTCTGTCACATGTCCCTAGACATAGGAATCGTAGGTGGACAAGTCCTGAAAAGTGATGTAACATGAACTCCATGGGATACATCATGTCAAACAAATAAAGAACACGAAGAGCATTTGCttccagaaaaaaatcaccaAATATCTTGGCAAAACTTCCATCCATTTTACCCAATAACACCAATGTGTGCAAATGTTCACCCTTCAATTTTGTCTTCAGTTCTTCCAATTCACTTCTTAATTTTTCACCTGACACTTCATCATATTTGCCTAAGTCATGTGTGCTTATAGACAAGTGACGGGTGGTTGGCTGAATTACCACTGATCCAACATTAGGGGGACGTAAACAAAGACAATCATGCGATGCAACCTTCAATGCCAAATCGTGTAGTAGGTCATGCATAACATACC from Triticum urartu cultivar G1812 unplaced genomic scaffold, Tu2.1 TuUngrouped_contig_6291, whole genome shotgun sequence encodes:
- the LOC125530405 gene encoding tRNA (adenine(58)-N(1))-methyltransferase non-catalytic subunit TRM6-like → MAQPPPQTPTAVIPRAAWEGCSVLLDINDGDRLAFFRLTPGATVKIGDKSCSLQPLLGRPFGSLFRVGPDGLLPCQDDDKPRDGGAAEGQAQEETRDNRSLVDNNTAQTLSSEDIEAMKREGASGDAIVEALIANSSTFGNKTVFSQEKYKLKKQKKYAPKVLLRRPSTRSICETYFKKYPARIGFMRVDTLSLMLSMANVGAYSDVLAVDMVGGLVVGAVAERLGGTGYVCSTYLGSVASSIDIIRMYNLNSEMTSRIFQAPLSNLCSLKSSGNAPGSVQGDAVEPSAVPDESLQSSLEKPSDTEVSDGKAQSTTAQPIVIEAPEPSTDEHLNRGDIPIDIEAPEPATDEHLNQGDISMPDCKGNNGNSIAPKAPRAGKAPSPERMKYWGEHGFSSLIVAAPGHEVESVVADLLPLLSYSAPFAIYHQYLQPLATCMHSLQVSKMAIGLQITEPWLREYQVLPLRSHPHMQMNAFGGYILSGIRVHKPDPLGARVQEKSSGATESMLVSL
- the LOC125530404 gene encoding disease resistance protein RGA2-like, coding for MAEAALGAAQWVVEKALGPVADGLLGAWSASSNLGLNIEDLRMELLLVKATLQQAARKEICGTAMEELLQRLLDSARNAEDLLDELDYFRIHDELYHTYDAADQHGKGCVCNLALNARHTVKALAKQLSSLSAYCFGANTGGGGDHRQGVARQHVSCCAWPCGRGQRLPADSSSPPNANQTGQELSGCMPKLGKLLPCLSSPHPHVHGDEVGANAQEAPMHEFNRVDFSQRMKGTVEQLKLMRNEVTKILQGCGPRTIPDIAQSRPITKGRIDEPKLYGRETVMNSIIHDITKGQYCTKGLTVLPVVGPGGMGKTTLIQHIYRNQQVQNHFPVRIWMCVSFNFNLDKVLEQIEVGTRPVESEKEGSTTEELIEERLKSKRFLLVLDDIWQISDVGDWEKLLSILNQSQEKGSMVLVTTRFRAIAQVVKTTGHSIELDGLNSGEFRKLFLTFVFGDEQCPRDKHFLLETGDKIMEKLKGSPLAARTVGRLLSKDHSLGHWKRVLNSKEWEKQTNGIMSALRLSYDFLPFHLQQCFSYSALIPEDVYLRSYDLISLWIGLDILIPSDQNQTSEDIGLSNLNELVNYGFFREDSGGQRYVMHDLLHDLALKVASHDCLCLRPPNVGSVVIQPTTRHLSISTHDLGKYDEVSGEKLRSELEELKTKLKGEHLHTLVLLGKMDGSFAKIFGDFFLEANALRVLYLFDMMYPMEFMLHHFSGLVHLRFLCLGTCDREMHLPLNISKFYHLRVLDLEPWGGSCDLPRDMSNLAKLCHIHTRDGELHSGIYNVGKLKLLEELKVFRVNKESEGFEAKQLEHLSKLRELGIYNLEKIDTAKEAAQAKLMEKKYLKRLSLNWDSERSTVEASVEAAVLESLQPHGDLQVLCIRGHGGLSSPTWLAEEFAVEALQSLYLNGVSWEVFPSLGKACDLRELKLKHIARLKDFIIERSFCRLINLTLIGLGSFENWVYTGEQESSVGGDLLPPTAHMFPLLQVLIIRECPKLLGFPSPNHIVSPDWFPKLQELEVNCCSEFSSAILISWIEGLRQVMMKNVKLLKQFWYSKSSGGAELRITGESDLLSLDQVLVFDKETGLETLTLERCPPLELKHLLMLTSLKTLLVINSVGLVGPLGGGQSDVEWELPVEYIMINDLTGNTGAELTELLPHLPKLSKLEIWKCNNIKKLVVGLDVQQKTQEASEITAAAEEEDDGVLLFPAHLCDSLRELVFYDCPELVLVDPPTLVPGEGGFQALRSLQRLTILRAPKLLSTFSFSRHLFPSSLQFLSLVGVEGMETLEPLSNLSSLTRLELIRCGKDLKCQGLWSLLTTGGQLNKLRVTGSHRFFADWDPNPRRALEDAEGGEEWQTQLVSSTLRELWTDDIAGLLAAPVCTFLSSSLTKLQLWGDLCEGMELFSKEQEDALQLLSSLQELEFWSFKDVQQLPAGLRNLTSLKILSVKYCPAISSLPNDGLPDSLEKLDIFSCSEELKQQCRGLVGTIPKIKIDCIDY